GACTCACTCGGGAAGGAAGGTACCTGGCGGAGAGGGTTCAAAGCTGCCTTCCTGTCAAATTGAGGACTGCACTGCAGATATGGCAAATGCCAAGACATACCATCGCCGCCACAAGGTCTGTGAATTTCATGCAAAGGCTCCAGCAGTACTTATTGGTGGACTCCGACAGCGTTTCTGTCAGCAATGCAGCAGGTTCAAAACTCTAAATCTTTCAATATGCATTTGAGTTTAACTTCTATACACCGATGAGATCACCTAAAAGATAATTACAAGGAACTGCCTATACACTTGGAAAATAAGGCAGGCAATTTGCTACAACAGGTTAAATTACACGGTCAGTGTACAAAAGTTAAATTCTATGCATTTCTAGTTTGTATATGTGTCTTTGTGTTGTCTTacgataacattaaaatgcaGTTATATGCATAGCTTAGAACACACACAGCCACTAGGCACACAAACAAGCATTTCAATTAGCCGATGACCACAAAACAGGATAACTTTAGCTAAAGCCCTAATGCATCTACATCAAAGACCATCACCTTCAACAAGAACAAAACCAGAGTGGCATAAAGTTGCAAGGCTGGTAATCCTCCTCACATGTTATGCTTCGGGTATCATTTTATTTAAGAAACATAGTTCTGGGTGAACAACAAATCCACTAATATCCTTGTATTTATGCTGTTTAAAATAACAATATATTCTTCATAAAAAGCTCATTGAGTCTACAGATTAGATAGCCTTCAGATTCACATAGCATGGAACCAAAGCCAAATCAAACAACTATGGGGGCAGCCtgatgcactaagctcccgctatgcgcgggatcCGAGAAAGGGCggaaccacaagggtctattgtacgcagccttaccctacatttctgcagGAGGCtatttccacggcttgaacccgtgacctcctggtcatatGGCAACAGCTTTagcagttacgccaaggctccctttCCCAAATCAAACTACTATAATAACGGTAATTTCTTTTGTATGAATTTCATTGTGCTCAGTGCTGCTTTAAATTCAAAGGTAAGGGCATTCTAAATCAATAACACTAGTATGGAGAACAATCTGTTGTCGAGTCTCAAAATGGGAATTCTTTGTCGTTCCCTGCATTTATTCGGCAGGCAGGAAACCTGGACCGAAGATACTGACGGGATAAATATCTGAACCTCCAAGGTAAGATTATTGCATCTGATACTGGGTTATTCCCAGAAGGTACCTTCATTTCCTATAAAGACAgacaaaatattactactacggAGAACAAATAATTTCTCTCCTCTCAAACAGGGCTTATTCTTGACACCCAATTTTCTATTCCAAAAGCAGGAGGTAGGCTTGATTCAACTAATATTAGGGCATGCTAAAGATTCACTCATTTCCTATAACAATCTGTAGTCTCTCATCAATGATGAAAGTCTATACACATCGCACGGATTTTACTGATCTTTTAATCAGCTGCTTTTAAGTTGCAAACTCTAGGCATAGGTAAAAATTAAGTACTGTAAACTCACCATGGCCTGACAACTGAAACATAAAAACTGAGTAAGAACCAACAGTAAGACAAAGAAATAAGCAAGGGCAAAGCTTTTTCTTCCTAGATCCCTTTCCCTTAGTGACTAGAATGGAACCAACCAGATCTTTATTTACGGTCTTTTTTCTAGCTCTATTTTGTTGCAAGGATGTTGTATCTTGGTTGTCTTGTGTCCTCTCAGAACTTTTCTGCGgaatttcatttcttttatatcATGAATTTATAATATGCAGGTTTCATCAGTTGGGAGAGTTCGATGAAGCAAAAAGGAGTTGCAGGAGACGTTTGGCAGGCCACAATGAACGCCGTCGTAAAAGTTCATGTGATTCTCCTGGAGAAGGGTCAAGTTAAAGGGGCATCAGTCCAATGGCAGAGAAATCACCTACTTGTGGACTGATGGAAGATAAACTCCCACTGAAAAATATAATCACGGTTTTACCATGCTCGCTCTCTTCTGTCACTATCCAATTTTCCTTTTTAACAAAAATTATCATGTAAGGTATGCATTGAGTAGTAATTTCATTTCGCTTGAAAAGAAAGGAGTATGAAAGAGTGTGTCATTAACTTTGTCTGTTAGTACTTTGATAGTTCGTAGACTGAAAATATAATTATGCTGTGTTACATATGGATGCTGCTTGAAAACTTCCCTCTTGACATGCCATCTCACACTTACAAAGTTTCTTTAATTTTTCTAATTATCATCACTCTCACAGAGCTTGAGTCTAGCTTAAAAATGCTTTTCACCTCATGCAACAAAACAGCACTCAATGAGCATCACAAAATATAAACTGTGTGTGAGAAACAGGTAGAATTGACCTGTTCAATTAGGCATATAGTTAGTATTCGACTGCACTGAAGCAGATTGGAGTACGCAAAACCGTTTTTCACAGAATATATCACCAATATTGCAGCTAATAATGTTGTGCAATAAAGCTTAAGAAGAACACTCCAACTTCAATTAACTTTGACCAATAACCAACCACATCAATCAAGCTACGATACTACCTTTGGTCCTTTGAATAAAGGGAAAAAAAGAAAGTGAGAGAACCACAAAGCTATTAAAGATGCTCGGATTATCTCATTAAAAAAATAACGTGCTTGTGCCAAATTAGTAGTGCGACGGTGAGGGCACATCAAAAGAATCATGGAGTAACCTTGCCACGAGCCTCTAAAGCTTTAAGCCAAGCAGGCAACCAGAATAGTATTGGCAGCAATCAGGATTTCTTACTAGTTCAAATCACGCTTGATTCCCAACAATTTGGCAGACAACTCCCATGCGACAATTGCAGCTGCATTAGCAGGAAAAGCTCTCACAATTGTAGGACCTAGACCCGTATAGCATCCTCTAAGACCTGATCTCCCATAAATCTACAATAATAAACTGATTCAGGCATTTCGTGTAgtaattttcaagttcaaaataCAAGAGATTATGGTAATTACCGATTTTAAAATGAGAAACGGATTTCTCGTATGGTTTTTCTCTGGGGTAGTCTGAATTATAGTTTTTGCTACATCCAACGGCAGAACTGCTGACCAACACTGGAAAGGGCAGATGCACCAATTAATTGTGGATAGAGCATCACATGGAAAGTTTACAAACAGTACAGAACAAAACAAGGACAAGAGGTAGACTAATCAAGTAAAGTTACAAGGAGAAGTCATAAAGAATGTGGTAATTCCAACCAAGAATACTCACTGCTATACCACCGAGACCACCACTCATTATTCCAACTCCAACATCAACCAAGTGGCTTGACTCAGAGGAAGCACCTTTCAGTTGTAGATGCAAGTGATAACGAACATATTCATATGTACTAAAGAAGACAGCGTTTCCCAAAGATTCTCTTAGTAAAGTCGTGAAGCCTCCTCGAAATATGCCTGTGATCTGGAGAGGTTGTTTGTCAGCTTAAACGCACACCAGAAGCCAAATTTGCATCGATCAATAAATTTCTCACCCCTTCACTTTTTACAGTTTTAACAGCACACTCAAGTGGACCACTATATCTACTGGAGCTTGGTACCACAGAATCAGCACCTTGAACTTGCATCCTACACTGGAAATCACAGATATATCAAGGATGATACTTTCCAAGTAATTCTACAGCAGGATGTTATGAACTCTCGCATCACTTACCTTCACCAGTTCTGATGGGCATAGAATGAAGCTGATAATAGCTCCTCCAAAGGCAGCTGAAGGAACTATTGCACGAGGTTGGGGCTTACCTCCATCTGGTCCACCCTTTAAGCAAACACCAAATGTTCGTCATTAATAACAAACTACTGAGATATTGTCACAAAATCGCCAAAGTTCCAAGATACAAGTTAACGGTTCTAAGAGTAGTTGGCTTTCAACATATAACTGACAATCTTCGAATTGAAAGACACAGTAAAATCATCGCTGGATGAACGTTGAACAAACCTGCAGCAGTAGTTTTGTTTGGGAGTAAATACCAAATACAAGTGAGCTCTCAAAGGCCATGCCAATGAACGAAGATGTAGCTCCTCGATATAGCCCCTTAACCTGACACAGAAAATCTTTATCAGCCCAGGTCCTTCAGAGCCCTGAATCCCTGTGCCACACaagaagaaaaaagaacaaaagaaaaaaataataattgcagCATAGACAACAAAAATCGACTTTTTCTGGTGTACTCAATAAAAAAGGATATAAGATAAGGCTTATAGGTAAAAAAATATTATCTcaatttatttgaaaaaacagAAACTAGGTTCTTGTATAAAAAAGTAACAGGATTTGGTGGCAATTCTACTTGACAAACGGTCATGGCGGCACAACTTGGCATTTATGTAAAAGAGCCTCTAGTGAGTTCTGTTTCCTCAGATCTGTTTACGTTCTACTTCAGTAACCAGAAACTTTAGACAGATCTTCAACGGAATAAACAATAAGATCATACGCGCATGAACATGCTCATGAATataaatagcaacaacaacaacaacaaccaccctGTGAAATCCCACAAATGGGGTAacgggagggtagtgtgtacgcagaccttacccctactccggaggagtagagaggctgtttccgatagaccctcggcacaAGAAGAATGAATAGCGCAAGTAAAGATATATCACATTTAGTATATAGAAGACAAGGCTTATCGAAAACTGCGGATGGATTGAAAATAATAGGATCTTTCAACATCAGAAAAGCATTTAAGTAAAGAGATTACACGTTCCACCAACTAAACAACATTCCAATAAATAGACAGGTAAAGCTCAAAGTTGGATCTAGGAAAAAGTTGAGAGGCATACTCCTTCAGTTTGTAATATTCTAGCAGCACAATGCAATCCATTATTGTACTTTATTCCACGAGCTTCTGTATTGTGTTTCTGGAGCTTCACCTGACAAATACATTTCACTTAATTCAATAGGCAGACCCAGAGAAAGTCACAAGAACCTCTAACGCCTGCACAAGTATATAGTATATGATACTATTAAGATCTTCCCTAAACATAAAATTCTAACATCTCGCAGAGGTGACATTCAAGGGCGGATGTAGTGTTACTAGGTTTATTCAAACCGAACCTAGTAGCTTTGGCTCAGATCCTGTATGTGTGTTAAGAAATCCACTAAAGTATAAATAATAGATTTCAAACCAAGTAAATCAAATGTGCTGTGCTGAATCTTGAACTCGAGCCTTTAAAGTTCCTAGATCCGCCTCTAGCGACATTATGATGTGCTTCAAAGAAAATACCTTACCCTATTTCCTAAAACATTTTACTTAGACTTTTCAATAGCGAGGATGAATAAAGTAAGACAAAGCAATTGTAAAAACCAGAatatatgaatcctcactgacCATGTTACTCTATTTAAACtcatctcatttcataatataATCGACAATATGAATTCTCGCCGACCATGTTACTCTATTTAAACTCATCTCATACCAATATTATGCAAATTCTAATAAGAAGGTAGTAGAAGTTCTCTAACTAATTCCAGGGGAAACATGTGGTTTATTGGGTTAACTACATCTAACGGCCAAAAACAACAAAATACAGAAATCTCAAAATTGTGCTGCATCTAGTTCTAGCCATTCATCTATGAACACACAAAAAACCAGGAGCCTTATTTGTCCAAAATTCTACACGATAAATGAAAAAAAGGGGTTAAATTACGATTGCATAAATCAATTCAGTAATGCAAATGGGTATTTCTGTAGAGGAATTTACCTTGACAGTATCAAAAGGGTGACCAGTAATAACCATAGCAATACCGGCCATTAGACCCGCTACATAGTCCTTGTACCCGGAACTTCCCGGATCCATTTCTCTTTTCTTCCCACTTAAGTATTTGCTGTCTTCTCAGTTATCTATGCAGCTGTTTTTTGGAATTGTGCTGGGTTTTTGAAGGGTTTTTAGCTCAGTGATAAAATCCAATAATTTGCTCTCTGAGGGAACTGACACTTTTTGTAACAATACTAATTCCATCTTTTGGTTATTACCAAATTCGAGAAAATAACAAAAGTTATCCCTAATGTTTGGGAAAAGTTCAAAATAGTCTCTTATGTTTGTCAAAAGTGAGTACTTTTGGTCCACATTAAATATTTAATACACTTTCATTGTTAAAGTTACGAAACTCTGAAGAAATTGATTTAACATGACCTCACTTTTGCGGTACAGTTTTTgtagtttttgttattttttagtatgaagtgcaattttttttaaaatctattTCTAGTGTCTGATACAAATTTTTATGGTGCAATTTATAAATTTGACAGTATTTTCTGGCATTTCTAGTTACATCTTTTTAACACGTTTTTGTTATATCTAACCACTAGAGTTTGTTAAATATTTTATGGAGATTAAACGTGTTCACTTTTGTAATTTAGAGGATCAAAATTGCTCTTAAATATATTTTGAGAGATCATTTTAAACCTACTCCAAACACAAGTGATCgttctttatattttttctaCCGAATTcactaaaaaaaaaattcaactttgACTTTAAATACAttttttgccaattcaagtcAAATATTGTCGAGACGGA
The DNA window shown above is from Nicotiana tomentosiformis chromosome 8, ASM39032v3, whole genome shotgun sequence and carries:
- the LOC104114007 gene encoding squamosa promoter-binding protein 1 encodes the protein METSKWEEKRSMTAAEMEEEDDEEDEDVVEDNKRKRVLTHSGRKVPGGEGSKLPSCQIEDCTADMANAKTYHRRHKVCEFHAKAPAVLIGGLRQRFCQQCSRFHQLGEFDEAKRSCRRRLAGHNERRRKSSCDSPGEGSS
- the LOC104114008 gene encoding mitochondrial arginine transporter BAC1 isoform X2; this translates as MDPGSSGYKDYVAGLMAGIAMVITGHPFDTVKVKLQKHNTEARGIKYNNGLHCAARILQTEGVKGLYRGATSSFIGMAFESSLVFGIYSQTKLLLQGGPDGGKPQPRAIVPSAAFGGAIISFILCPSELVKCRMQVQGADSVVPSSSRYSGPLECAVKTVKSEGITGIFRGGFTTLLRESLGNAVFFSTYEYVRYHLHLQLKGASSESSHLVDVGVGIMSGGLGGIACWSAVLPLDVAKTIIQTTPEKNHTRNPFLILKSIYGRSGLRGCYTGLGPTIVRAFPANAAAIVAWELSAKLLGIKRDLN
- the LOC104114008 gene encoding mitochondrial arginine transporter BAC1 isoform X1 is translated as MDPGSSGYKDYVAGLMAGIAMVITGHPFDTVKVKLQKHNTEARGIKYNNGLHCAARILQTEGVKGLYRGATSSFIGMAFESSLVFGIYSQTKLLLQGGPDGGKPQPRAIVPSAAFGGAIISFILCPSELVKCRMQVQGADSVVPSSSRYSGPLECAVKTVKSEGITGIFRGGFTTLLRESLGNAVFFSTYEYVRYHLHLQLKGASSESSHLVDVGVGIMSGGLGGIACWSAVLPLDVAKTIIQTTPEKNHTRNPFLILKSIYGRSGLRGCYTGLGPTIVRAFPANAAAIVAWELSAKLLGIKRDLN